Part of the Aquarana catesbeiana isolate 2022-GZ linkage group LG06, ASM4218655v1, whole genome shotgun sequence genome is shown below.
accattgcatagagcaggtgagtataacatgtttattattttagtaaaaaaaagaaaaagaagaaactttacaatcactttaatgttgaaattcatggaaaaaacaaaacaaaacaaatgtaaaatatCAGCACTCATCCTGACTTTTCAtgaaagaaaacctgttatagatCTCTGCATTCACAAATAAACTCACTGCGGTACTTCGGGAAGATCCAGTGGCCCTCCAGTAGGGTGCAATATATCTCTCTTCTTCCTGGCagttctgataaaaaaaaacaacatatacatAACATCTTGAATAGGGTTGGTGCACTTATTTCAGGTAACGTCATTGTCATTTAGTGATGGGAGTCAAAAGCATACAGGTCTGCGGGTGACGGTTCATTGACGTGGATCACCTTGCCTGACCctgtgattgatgctggattttGAGGGAAATTCATAAACTTTATTTTCCTAATCATAcattacacaggacacaggagcgccttatacctcgtacacacgttccgattaTCACATTTTTTTGCATAGAACTAATATCGAATACAACAGTGCAAAATGTGTTCTACGAAAAGTAAGATTTTTGGCGTACAATTCTGGAAAAACCTTCCGCTGTGCGTAGCTACGTATTTGAAATGATGTCAAATACGTGTGACCCCCCCTGTGTCCTTCTTGTTTATTTTCGTGTTTCCGAACATGCTTGGTGTTCGTCTATCGATTTTTAGCGGacgcatactgtactgattaaacgattgTCGTGCGATGGGCTGTCGTCCGAGCAAAGTTTTCGTGTTTGCCCCTTCGGATTTTGTTGGAcggactgtcgtgatcggctgtcgaaagctgtgtactaacggtcagattatcGAACGATCGATCCGAAAGCGATTTTTATCATCCGATAATCGGAGCATGTGTACAAGGCATCTTCTCTCCACACTCTGAAAGAAGCAGGactactttttttccttttccttttcacaAAACTTCTAACAAGTTTTACAACTGCTACCGCTGCAGCCCCCTTTTTGCAACTTTCTGGAATgcttaggaggacctgtcatgcttttttcttttacaagggatgtttacattccttgtaataggaataaaagtgatccaaatttttttttttttttaaacagtgaaaaaataaataaaataaagtaaaataaataataaaaaaaaaaaaaatgtttttaaagcgccctgtcccgacgagctcgcgcgcagaagcgaacgcatacgttagtagcgcccgcatatgaaaacggtggtcaaaccacacatgtgaggtgtcgccgcgaccggtagagcgagaacaataattctagccctagacctcctctgtaacggaaaacatgcaacctgtagaatttttttaaaagtcgcctatggagatttttaagggtaaaagtttgacgccattcaacgagcggacgcaattttgaagcgtgacatgttgggtatcaatttacttggcgtaacattatatttcacaatataaaaaaaaaaattgggctaactttactgttgtcatatttttttattcaaaaaagtgaattttttccaaaaaaagtgcgcttataagaccgctgcgcaaatacagtgcaaaaaaaagtattgcaatgaccgctattttattctctagggtgttagaaaaaaaacaatatataatgtttgggggttctaagtaattttctagcaaaaaaaactgttttaaacatgtaaacacctagaatccaaaacgaggctggtctttaaagcggagttccacacaaaaatggaacttcagcttttcagaaccctccccccctccggtgtcacatttggcacctttcaggagggaggggggtgcagatacctgtctaagacaggtatttgcacccacttccggcatagactcccatgggagtctatgcctcttcctgtccccaccgcgctgtctgctgggaacacacagctcccaggagagagcagggaccacttgggacgcgcagcgcgactcgcacatgcgcagtagggaaccgggaagtgaagccgcaacgcttcacttcctgattccctcacctaggatggcggcggcagctgccgagaaccgagcgggttctcggcgtcccctgccgacatggctggacccagggacaggtaagtggccatgtattaaaagtcagcagctgcagtatttgtagctgctggcttttaatatttttttttttttggcggtgtgggtgaacccccgctttaagtggttagaGTTCGTTTTGGTGTGAATGTAAATTCGAATGAatttttgttattcagagattcagatgtatccgaatctccaaattaaatagtaatgaattttgttgaaatttttggaacgattcaaattcggatcggttgaaaaattatcgaccgattcaaattctttttttttttttttttttttttttttatattttttattgaaagtttttcatTTAACAATCCACAACATAACCAAAAAAAGTCAAAGGacaaaaagaaaaacccaaaaggGGATTTACAGGGGACACAGACTATGCACTCTCATACATAACTGATATGATCTACCATTGCTAAATGATAAACACCATAGAAGCCAACAGGGAGAAAAGGCCTCCAGCCGATTccagagatatatatactgtaggtCAAGGATAGCTCGACTCTGAGTATGCTTTGCTACTGTCAGCCTTCCCGTGAGTTGAGAAATACCCAATCTATCCCTCCAAATACATAAGGAaaatacacatacaaaaaaaacaaaaacaaaacctacATCTATGAACCATCCTTCTACACATTATTTAGAACCTGCTACATTGCTTAACACATGTGTCATTGCTCCCATAATCCAAAACCTCACAGAACTGTGCATTAGCATTGAAGTAACCGAAGGGACTCTAACGCCATCGGAGCCAGACCAGGTGCCTGTAACCATGGTTCCCATAATTTCTCAAATTTTAATGGACTGCCCCGAGCCTTGAGTATATGTTTCTCTTTAAGGAGAGATGAGTTTACTTGTGTACGCCAGTCTTCAAATTTAGGGGGCAATCCATTTCAGCAAGACACACTTATGAGCCAGAAACAGTAATCTAGTTAGAGCCGTTCTAACCCCAGGCGTGAACAGTTCTTCATCTAGATAGCCTAAAATACACATCAAAGGGTCATTATTCAGATGCACTTGAAATGTCAGATTAATGGTGTTAATCATCTTACTCCAGTACCGTACTAGCTTTGGACGattccagaacatatgtatatGGTCAGCTTCCAGATTTCCACATCTAGGACACTCCGAGCTGTTTCTACGAGACCATTTATGTAAAGTTTGAGGTGTGCCTTGAACTCTGTGGACAATGAAGAGTTGTGATAAGCATTGGGAGGGGAAGAGGACACCAGAGGAACCTGTTCCAGCAGCGGCTGCCAAATTTCCCCCTCTAAGTTCGGGATATCCCTAGACCAACCTCTCCTTCCTGGTAGCTGCATTTCCTTATAGACGGTACATTAATGACCCATATAGGGAAATTATAAGGCCTTTCTTATCCGGGGTAGTGGCCAATTTGTCTAAGAGGGGAGCATCTATCTGCCTGAATGATGTATTCCTAGCCTGTATTGTCAGGGCATGTCGAAGTTGAAGATATTGGTAGAATCTGGGGGACTGAATACTGAACTCAGAGCGTAGATTCTCAAAGGATTCCAAGTGTCCATCACTGTATAGTTGATGTAAATAGTGAATACCTTGGGTGTACCACTCTGAGAAACCCTGTAGTTTACCCAGTTCTGTGAGGTGACCTCACACCCATATGGGGTGGTACCTGGTGATACCAACATACCccatggaggaggacacaggagcagagaggagagcagatagcaggctgctgatgacggaggcacgtaaactgaccacggtctcagggctcagcagccatgatacaccgtggtcagtttacagaggggtagggagaaactggcaggatcagccaagtttttaggtgttacagagggccaaatgacacaggacaagcactgtgctgtataacatgctttattttttgggttaacaaacgctttaaccctcttgtattttattgtattgcaactgtactgtctccctttagattgtaaagtgGTGtgtgaaaactgttggcgctatatatgtAAATCCTAAATAAAAATAATCGTCTTCACCTCCTCTACTTAGTAGGTGAGCATTGCTTGACAGGAAGAGATGGCATCAAGCACCCATGCTGTGACGGCAGTCGGCTGCTCCAGATCAGGGGGAAGACAGTTTACCATCTCCTCCATGTGGCTCCTTGTCTTGCTGCCTGAATTTGTTGGGCTTAGAGCCGGCATTTGGGACCTTCTAAGGTAGGGACATAATGGACAGGTGGGGGTGGTACCCCCAGGGGATGGCAGGCTAAGCAAAAAAGGGCACAAACACCCAGAGGATGGCAAAACCAGGATCGATTATGAGCAGAGCTTTGTTCACAATCGCCATACTCCATGACACCCCAGGCCACACATTCCCTGCCTtcatttaattttcaaaaaaaacgtTCTCATGTTTTGCAAATATTGCTTCATTATCTGATGCACTGGAAAATAAATAGCTAAATCAAAGGGCCATAGTGAGAATGTAAAATTAGCTTTGGTCCAAAAGGGGTGTAGAGGCATGAGAGTTGAACTAAATTCCAGAAAGATATAATAACAGAAGATTGGTAAATAAACAAATTATCTCAATAGACACATACCTTAATTCTTGTGTCATGATTGAATTCTCACAGACAGTGTCTCGGGATGTCTCCCCACAGCAGGAATATGAGCCATCGGTGTAAGTCCCCCTATGATTCATGAGAATTGAAAGTGCTGTTTCAATGCCGTGAACTGAAACGGGGCATAGTTTATGCTGTTGagatgttttcaattttccttCATTTTCCTTAATGGTGTGTCCGTAACCCAAAAAGTGGGAGACCTCATGGATGAGGGTCTCTGGTCGGGAATTGTTCTGTAGAAATTCACACTGCCCAAAAAATAATTGAGACAGATACACAGTTCTATCTCCATCAGTTGGGCGCACATAGGCAATTAATTTTATTTCTCCTTCTGGATCTTTGTTTCTCTTAAATGTCACTTTTTGGAGTTCACCGATCAAATCTTTCACCAGATCTGTGCTGATTAATGGAAACAAGCTGAACTTCTTTTCTTTACCAAATTCATCTGGATCATCTACCAGAAGGCTGTCCTTCTTCTTCAGAGCGTCATTGAGGATATTCAGGGCTCGTTGTTTAGCCTCATTTGCCAATTTACATTCTTCTTTACTTAACATAGAGGCTTTCTTACTATATAAAAGCCTTAATACTAAACTCATTTTGGATTTATTGCACACAGTATCCCTGGATGTCTCCCCACAACAGGAATAAGAGCCATTAGTGTAAGAACCTTCATGAAccatacaaactgaaaatgctaacTGAATGCTGTGTGCTGAAATAGGGCACAGCTTGTGTTGTTGGGACCCTTTTACCTTTTCTGTGTTCTTCTCAATGGTATATTTATACCCAAGTAACATTGAGGTTACATTGATGAGGATATCTGGGCGAGAGCCGAGTTGCAGGAATTCAGGTCGTTTCCAAAACTGTGGACACAAATATACAGTTCCATCATTTGTTGAATGTAGATAAGCAATTAGCTCTTGGGATCTCCCTCTACCGAATGTCACTTTCTGGAGTTGGCTGATCAGGTTTTTCACCAGCTCTGTGCTGATTAATGGGAAGTTACTGAGCTTCTCCTGATCACTGAACTCAGCTGGATTATCCACCAGGAGTGAGACCTTCTTTTTCAGAGCATCATTGAGGATATTCAGGGTTCGCTGTTTACATTCATTggcctttttcttttcctcttcactCAGCGTAAAGAAAACCAAATTCAACAGCCAGTCTAGCATTGTTCCAAGATATCTTCTTCCAGCTCATATCAGTCCCGTCTACAGTGCAGCTTATTTATATGTCTTATAGAGCTTGTCATGGAAATTTCCATCATAATATTTTTCATGGTTAATGTTTAGCAAATAAAGTAAGACGCaacctttcactttcactttccgAGAAAAATAGTGTTTGCTTCACACACCCTCCAGTAAAGGGTGAGTAAAGTAATCCCGGCTGCCATTGTCCACCCCTCTGCAAATGCTATCCGGCTGCATTTGGCTTCAAtacttttaaagtgtatgtcaggccaaacatttttttttctagttttggatacaaTAAGGCAGTAATAGAACTCCTGTTTTTTTCTGCATACATGCCTTAGCCCTCTGCAGAGCGAATTGCTTTGCAGAGGGCAATTGAAAAGCGCTAAGGAAACATTAtgttgcctgttttaacccctaaaaacctgcACCACTTTGTCGCAGAACCATTGCAGTGTGGCACCATGCATTTGAATAAGTCTTGTTATAGGAACGGCATCATTTTTGCCACGCCGTAGCATTGGTATACTCCCGTCTGCTGCCTTTTTAGCTTAAAAAGATGCTAAATAGAGAAGTGTTCATTGTCATAATCCattcacatacagttgtgctcataagtttacataccctggcagaatttatgatttcttggccattttttcagagaatatgaatgataacacaaaaacttttctttcactcatagttagtgtttgactgaagccatttattatcaatcaactgtgtttactctttttaaatcataataacaacagaaactacccaaatgaccctgataaaaaaaagtttacataccctggtgattttggcctgataacatgcacacaagttaacacaaaggggtttgaatggctattaaaggtaaccatcctcacctattGCTTGTACATAGTGTGtgagtataaaaggtcaatgagtttctggactcctgacagacccttgcatccttcattcagtgctgcactgacgtttctggattctgagtcatggggaaaggaaaagaattgtcaaaggatctgtgggaaaaggtagttgaactgtataaaactgtgaaaaagatataaaaagatatccaaggaattgagaatgccaatcagcagtgttcgaacactcatcaagaagtggaaaatgaggggttctgttgaaaccaaaccacggtcaggtagaccaactaaaatttcagccacaactgccaggaaaattgtttggggtgcaaagaaaaacccacaaagaaCTTCAGTTGAAATACAGgacactctgaaaacatgtggtgtggctgtttcaagatgcacaataaggagacacttgaagaaagaggggatgcatggttgagtcgccagaagaaagccattactacgcaaatgccacaaagtttcctgcttacaatacgccaaacagcacagagacaagccttaaagcttctggcacaaagtcatttggagtaatgagagcaaaattttgctttttggccacaaccataaacgctacattttgaaattagtcaacaaggcctatgatgaaaggtacaccattcctactgtgaaacacggaggtggatcgctgatgttttgaggatgtgtgtgctacaaaggcacaggaaatttggtcaaaaaagatgaatcatcagccaggaagctacgcatgggacgtacttggacattccaacatgacaataatccaaaacacaaggccaagttgacctgtcattggctacagaagaataaagtgaaggttctggagtggccatttcagtctcctgacctcaatatcattgagccactctggggagatctcaaacgtgcagttcatgcaagacagcccaagaatttacaggaactggaggctttttgccaagaggaatgggcagctttaccatctgagaagataaagagcctcatccacaaataccacaaaagacttcaagctgtcattgatgttaaagggggcaatacacggtattaagaactggggtatgtaaaattttgatcaggatcatttgggtagtttctgtttccattatgatttaaaaagagtaatcacagttgattgataataaatggcttcagccaaacactaaccatgagtgaaagaaaagtttttgtgttatcattcatattctctgaaaaatggccaagaaatcataatttctgccagggtatgtaaacttatgagcacaactgtaaattatatatgaaggccagtatggtggcctgaatttatgggagtagtctggggggtatataagcagcccactcacctgcaTTCCTTGTTGGTTTCGGTGCGCAATACGTCACGTCACTAGGCCAGCTCTTCCCAGCTTGCTTCGTTGTTTGTGAGTCTGTGTGTTCGATTACCAGTGTGTTGCGGCGTCTTCATTCGTGGTCTTCATCGGCGGTTCTCACTTGCTGTTCCAGTTATGATTCAAACCTTTTCGTATCATACGCAATGTTACGATTTGTTATGTTTCCTATCCGGCATCCCTTTCGTAGTTAGCTGCCCCCGAGCCTTGTCGGTCGTGTCATTGTCGGTCGCGTTCCGACATTATTCTGCTCAGGTGTAGTACCTTTGTAGGTTCCCTCTGCCTTGCTTATCATCCCATCtacaaacatacgattcgttcgtagatccaagccACTGTCGGTCATTTTCCGACATCGCGTTCACAGTCTATGGCGTTGCCGCCTTGTCCCTTTGAAGCTGAGCatatattgattacacaggttccgtggctgattgaggtggtaattaaactcacccgGTGTCTTGTCTGCATTTGATTAGCCTCGGGGGCTGGGTGGTCGGTATGTGTTTTTGGTTTTGGAAGGGTGAGGCGGCAACCCTAACATTCTACCCCAGCCCGATTCTAAGCCCGATTACGAAGGCGACATATCGATTCGAATTCTCGGCACAACATAACACAATTTTATCTTTCACACGCACCACAGCTTCCTGCAGCTCGGTCTCCCCCTCGAGGCACCTGCCACAAACACCCAGGCGTTACTCATACCATTCATATGTTCATTTACAACTTATACGATACTCCAGGTTCTCAACAAGTCGGCACGATTCTTTTCATTGTCACGAACACACAATCATGACATATGTTTAAAACATGACCATGGTTTATCCCCACACACGCTCCAATTTCTCTGCTGCCCTTGTTTTCGCCTCCCTCATGGGGCTACTTTCTTGCAACACACTAGTGCAAGCACGTCTCCAGTGGCACGCAATCCGGCCACTCATCGTCTCTAGTGGCACATATCCCGGCCGCTCACGTTTTCTTGTCCGTCTTCTCtcccttaggtcagttgagttcagttGGTTCCATCCTGCACAAGGTTGGATGTTTTttctacaggtaaaaaaaaaaaaggtaaacacaaCAGGCCCGCACAAGTTCACCCAAAGGGGGGGATCAGTCACATTTAAGGGGCGGGACGGGGTTAGGGGTCAATTCACGCCAGGTAAAAAAACCTGGACACTCATGTCACCTTTTCCACAGGTTCCCAGTTGACTGAGTATTCTCGGCATCAACCAGGACTTTTGCAACCGGGGCAACAAGTCAGGTGTGTAGTACACGGGTTCCACCCTTACATCACCCTGCAGCACCCGTTTCACTCCGTTGACTTCACATGCACAATTTGAGCTGATCATCA
Proteins encoded:
- the LOC141147201 gene encoding uncharacterized protein, with protein sequence MLDWLLNLVFFTLSEEEKKKANECKQRTLNILNDALKKKVSLLVDNPAEFSDQEKLSNFPLISTELVKNLISQLQKVTFGRGRSQELIAYLHSTNDGTVYLCPQFWKRPEFLQLGSRPDILINVTSMLLGYKYTIEKNTEKVKGSQQHKLCPISAHSIQLAFSVCMVHEGSYTNGSYSCCGETSRDTVCNKSKMSLVLRLLYSKKASMLSKEECKLANEAKQRALNILNDALKKKDSLLVDDPDEFGKEKKFSLFPLISTDLVKDLIGELQKVTFKRNKDPEGEIKLIAYVRPTDGDRTVYLSQLFFGQCEFLQNNSRPETLIHEVSHFLGYGHTIKENEGKLKTSQQHKLCPVSVHGIETALSILMNHRGTYTDGSYSCCGETSRDTVCENSIMTQELRTARKKRDILHPTGGPLDLPEVPQNLNEMSDFNRLSCLGMMFLLEEISLLSIMEDFLVKINSITTQPQVGAFLEASSIALPSGK